One part of the Bacteroidia bacterium genome encodes these proteins:
- a CDS encoding M14 family metallopeptidase has translation MKKLQLTIYLALLLSPLFLSAQSLQSPAEFLGYQLGEKFTWHHQVVSYFEYVGDNSEKVLIQPYGSTNEGRKLLTAVLSSKKNMDRLEEIRTDHLKSIGLMEGEADGKVPIVYLSYNIHGNETSSTEAAMATLYQLVTNDTANWLEDMIVILDPCINPDGRDRYVNWYKQARNKTYNPHGSSWEHREPWPGGRYNHYLFDLNRDWAWQSQKESRERAVRYQEWMPHVHIDFHEMGSNSPYFFAPPSKPLHNLITDWQKEFHEALGENHAYYFNREGWLYFTKEVYDLFYPSYGDTWPTFQGAIGLTYEQGGGGRGGLGIEINNGTELKLSDRIAHHFTTSLSTIETAVKNKDRMVDEFVKYFEEARTNPFGEYKAYVIKAGNDASRLSALKTLLDRNQIQYGYPAKSANRMQGYAFMEDGNRIFDLEESDLVISAYQARSRLVQALFEPKPEIEDSITYDLTAWAMPFAYGLESYATTDRISLSERKVQNRQAGTSVNGKVYAFVAEWEDISDVALLAALANEGIKSRFASEPFSLGGKTFGKGTLIITRADNPQADFVEKVQSVAADQGKAMQITQNGRVEKGKDFGSRSVRLIGIPKVAVVNGEGISPTAFGNLWYYFEQDINYPIDVLNTQYLGGVDLSEYDVLVLPSGSYGRFKNQILEFVRGGGKVIALQRAMGIFSRFGKDEQGTALSSSLAAYNSKQTKKEAKEAESATPDSKLKRYEDQVKAYVTESAPGSVYEISLDDSHPLAFGLGSKMHLIKQSSSIYPYMEDGWNVGAYKSAEAVSGFTGAKLEEKVANTLAFGTESLGRGTIVYFPEDPNFRSFWHVGKLLLGNAVFLSF, from the coding sequence ATGAAGAAACTACAGCTAACTATCTATCTGGCTCTACTACTGAGTCCTTTATTCTTATCTGCCCAAAGCCTTCAATCTCCTGCAGAATTCCTGGGCTACCAACTGGGCGAAAAATTCACCTGGCACCATCAGGTGGTTTCTTATTTTGAATATGTAGGCGATAATTCTGAAAAAGTGCTTATCCAGCCTTATGGAAGTACCAATGAAGGCCGAAAACTCCTGACCGCTGTATTGAGTTCGAAAAAGAATATGGATCGCCTGGAAGAGATTCGGACCGATCACCTCAAAAGTATTGGTTTGATGGAGGGAGAAGCTGATGGAAAGGTGCCGATTGTATACCTGAGCTATAACATTCACGGAAATGAAACCTCTTCTACAGAAGCCGCAATGGCAACCCTCTATCAATTGGTAACAAATGATACGGCCAATTGGCTGGAAGATATGATTGTCATCCTGGATCCCTGTATCAATCCGGATGGAAGGGACCGATATGTCAACTGGTATAAACAGGCACGAAACAAAACCTATAATCCCCATGGAAGCTCCTGGGAACATAGAGAACCCTGGCCAGGCGGCAGGTATAATCATTACCTCTTTGACCTAAATAGAGATTGGGCCTGGCAGAGTCAGAAAGAAAGTCGTGAAAGAGCAGTAAGGTATCAGGAATGGATGCCGCATGTACACATTGACTTTCACGAAATGGGATCCAATTCTCCCTACTTTTTTGCCCCTCCTTCCAAACCTCTGCACAATCTGATTACAGATTGGCAAAAAGAGTTTCACGAAGCCTTGGGTGAAAATCATGCCTACTATTTCAATCGGGAAGGATGGCTCTATTTCACCAAAGAAGTTTATGATCTTTTTTACCCCAGTTATGGAGATACCTGGCCTACTTTTCAAGGAGCAATTGGGCTTACCTATGAGCAAGGTGGTGGCGGTCGTGGAGGCCTGGGCATCGAAATCAACAATGGTACAGAACTGAAACTGTCTGATCGAATCGCCCATCACTTTACTACCAGTCTCTCTACGATAGAAACGGCCGTTAAGAACAAAGATCGAATGGTAGATGAGTTTGTAAAATATTTTGAAGAGGCAAGAACCAATCCTTTTGGTGAGTACAAAGCCTATGTCATAAAAGCAGGCAATGATGCTTCTCGTCTAAGTGCGCTGAAGACCTTATTGGATCGCAACCAAATCCAGTACGGATATCCCGCAAAATCTGCAAACCGCATGCAAGGATATGCTTTTATGGAAGATGGGAATCGGATTTTTGATTTAGAAGAAAGTGATCTTGTCATATCAGCTTACCAGGCCAGGTCGAGACTGGTACAGGCATTATTCGAGCCTAAACCCGAGATAGAAGATTCGATCACCTATGACCTCACAGCCTGGGCGATGCCTTTTGCCTATGGTTTGGAATCTTATGCGACTACTGACCGGATTTCTTTATCAGAAAGAAAGGTTCAAAATAGACAGGCGGGAACTTCGGTGAATGGAAAGGTGTATGCCTTTGTAGCCGAATGGGAAGATATTTCAGATGTGGCTTTACTCGCAGCCCTGGCCAATGAAGGGATCAAGAGTCGTTTTGCCAGTGAGCCATTTAGTCTGGGAGGAAAAACCTTTGGAAAAGGAACCCTTATTATTACCCGTGCTGACAATCCCCAGGCTGATTTTGTCGAAAAAGTACAGAGCGTAGCAGCCGATCAGGGAAAAGCTATGCAAATCACCCAAAATGGTCGGGTAGAAAAAGGAAAAGATTTTGGTTCCCGAAGTGTGAGATTGATAGGAATTCCGAAAGTTGCTGTAGTAAATGGAGAGGGAATTTCTCCAACTGCTTTTGGCAATCTTTGGTACTACTTTGAACAGGACATCAACTATCCGATAGATGTGCTCAATACGCAGTATTTGGGAGGAGTAGATTTATCGGAATACGATGTGCTGGTGCTGCCTTCAGGTTCTTATGGAAGGTTTAAAAACCAGATATTGGAATTCGTAAGGGGAGGAGGAAAAGTAATTGCGCTTCAAAGAGCGATGGGAATATTTAGTCGATTCGGGAAAGATGAACAAGGAACCGCTCTTTCATCTTCTCTGGCAGCCTATAATTCGAAGCAAACTAAAAAGGAGGCGAAGGAGGCCGAATCAGCAACTCCTGATTCCAAACTCAAAAGGTATGAAGATCAGGTAAAGGCATACGTAACAGAATCTGCCCCAGGTAGTGTGTATGAAATCAGCCTGGATGATTCTCATCCCCTTGCCTTCGGTTTGGGTTCAAAAATGCATCTCATCAAACAAAGTTCCAGTATTTACCCCTATATGGAAGATGGCTGGAATGTCGGGGCCTATAAATCAGCCGAGGCCGTTAGTGGATTTACCGGAGCAAAACTCGAAGAAAAAGTAGCGAATACCCTGGCATTCGGAACGGAATCCTTGGGACGAGGAACCATCGTTTATTTTCCGGAAGACCCAAATTTCAGGAGCTTCTGGCATGTGGGGAAACTCTTGTTGGGGAATGCGGTGTTTTTGAGTTTCTAA